In one Thermosipho ferrireducens genomic region, the following are encoded:
- a CDS encoding peptidyl-prolyl cis-trans isomerase, translating into MRRWFEKTREVIIWAIAIAFVVGIALWSLTSYFYGRKQGNVKYTVNDAVAYLTKDGTALENSTYWVFPWEVETSYNQALSYYKISNIDPIFEEPMLKTSVLNDLLNTKLILYYSEANKIHPSKDEINAELKKQVDQINQNKQLVEYIKQKYGSVSNYEKQIEPDVEKYLTVNKVKETIGSVSEEEIKKYYEENKEALVQKYDNANVDYVYFTSDASAQKFIQDAMMIGFQQAATNMNVDVRNIAQFKRGFVPEEYERSIFSGTNTMVGPVPIGNSFFVFNVKDVKTVDTFEKFSLSSGYQDILNKLKTERFNSKIETFRNENNIDFVITDPVYKTWNLVLNTSGKDLIDVYKQLYETVFDGTSVNTQTPLEIQTAFITLVDKMRSATEITDDPNFNMVLLDAEKDAKKVIENVYNEYSSSFNAAKKMKEIHPENTKVLYNYYGLLYSRIKPYLEYGMMQNVVNDFIDLYNGFNTIANATDATLDMKAEVLYNLYEINKMLGDATTARVYLEKLQKATPDYMDYDSAYSELDTMLSSTSTENK; encoded by the coding sequence TTAAATACACTGTCAACGATGCAGTTGCTTATTTAACAAAAGATGGGACTGCTCTTGAAAATTCGACTTATTGGGTTTTTCCATGGGAAGTTGAAACTTCTTATAATCAGGCGTTATCTTATTATAAAATTTCCAATATTGATCCAATATTTGAAGAACCTATGTTAAAAACCTCAGTTTTAAATGATCTTTTAAACACAAAACTAATTTTGTATTATAGCGAAGCAAACAAAATTCACCCTTCAAAAGATGAGATTAACGCAGAATTAAAAAAACAGGTTGACCAGATTAATCAAAATAAACAATTGGTGGAATACATAAAGCAGAAATATGGAAGCGTTAGCAATTATGAAAAGCAAATCGAACCTGATGTGGAAAAATATCTTACTGTAAATAAGGTAAAAGAGACTATAGGCAGTGTTTCAGAAGAAGAGATAAAAAAATACTATGAGGAAAATAAGGAGGCATTGGTGCAAAAATATGACAACGCCAATGTTGATTATGTATATTTCACCAGCGATGCGAGTGCTCAAAAATTTATTCAAGATGCAATGATGATAGGATTTCAGCAAGCTGCAACTAATATGAATGTGGATGTTAGAAACATCGCGCAATTTAAGAGAGGATTTGTGCCGGAAGAGTATGAAAGAAGTATATTTAGTGGAACAAACACAATGGTGGGTCCTGTTCCTATAGGAAATAGTTTTTTTGTATTTAATGTAAAAGATGTTAAAACTGTTGATACATTCGAAAAATTTTCTCTTTCCAGTGGATATCAGGATATTCTGAATAAACTTAAGACAGAAAGATTCAATAGTAAAATTGAAACTTTTAGAAATGAAAATAACATTGATTTTGTCATCACTGATCCAGTATACAAAACATGGAATCTTGTACTTAACACTTCCGGGAAAGATTTAATAGATGTTTATAAGCAGTTGTATGAAACAGTTTTTGATGGAACAAGCGTTAATACCCAAACACCTCTTGAAATCCAGACGGCATTTATAACACTTGTGGATAAGATGCGTTCTGCTACTGAGATAACAGACGATCCCAACTTTAATATGGTATTGCTTGATGCAGAAAAAGATGCAAAAAAGGTAATAGAGAACGTTTATAATGAATACTCGAGTTCATTTAACGCTGCCAAAAAAATGAAAGAAATTCATCCAGAAAATACAAAAGTGCTTTACAATTATTATGGATTGCTCTATTCTCGTATAAAACCGTATCTTGAATACGGTATGATGCAAAACGTTGTTAATGATTTTATAGATCTTTACAATGGATTTAATACAATAGCAAATGCTACAGACGCAACTCTTGACATGAAGGCAGAAGTGTTATACAACCTTTATGAAATAAACAAAATGCTTGGAGACGCTACAACAGCCAGAGTTTACCTTGAAAAGCTTCAAAAGGCAACACCAGATTACATGGATTATGATTCGGCTTATTCAGAGCTTGATACCATGCTCTCATCTACTTCGACTGAAAACAAATAA
- a CDS encoding M3 family oligoendopeptidase — MVYTNETIQKKQRKFYPYINSTSPEEIISELKKLLESPINSPEDIIELVEKFTEINDIVSEEMGWRYIKMTCNADNKKYINDFNNYFANVVAKLKPYTFKFEKKIQTSAQKDLLPEKYKLMIEIISNNTKLYREENVKLQVEERKLANKYGSIYGSITVKFKGEEKTLQQLTPYLKDPDRNIREEAWKKRYEGLLSKKKELDELFDTLKEIRIKQAKNAGFDNYRDYIHKLKGRFEYTPDDLFKFHEAVEKKVVPFSIERMQSRAQKLKIDSVKPWDTSVDPDGRVLKPFHSTEEFIVKAIKTLGKVNQTFGKRLEMMKNSGLLDLENRKGKAPGGYNYPLPETGAPFIFMNATGQSGDVRTLLHESGHAMHTFETVNIPIMYYRPIRMEIAELASMTMELLTLHYWNEYYNDNEDFRKAMIEELENALLFLPWCMTVDAFQHWIYTNPDHTPEERDNYFGTLMDKFNKGVDWSGLDVEKKTRWMFQLHIFQAPFYYIEYGMAQLGALAIYKNYVKAPEATVENYIQFLKSGYKVPIDKIYEIAGIKLDFSEEYISEIVDFAKDRLSELEKSK; from the coding sequence ATGGTATATACAAACGAAACTATCCAGAAAAAGCAAAGAAAGTTTTATCCATACATTAACTCAACTTCCCCGGAAGAGATAATTTCTGAATTAAAAAAACTCCTGGAATCTCCTATTAACTCCCCTGAAGATATAATTGAACTCGTTGAAAAATTTACCGAGATAAACGACATTGTCTCAGAAGAAATGGGATGGCGATATATTAAAATGACCTGCAATGCAGATAATAAAAAGTACATCAATGATTTTAACAACTATTTTGCAAATGTAGTTGCAAAATTAAAACCCTATACATTTAAATTCGAAAAAAAGATTCAAACGTCGGCACAAAAGGATCTTTTACCTGAAAAATATAAATTAATGATAGAGATAATATCTAATAATACAAAACTTTATAGAGAAGAAAATGTAAAATTGCAGGTAGAGGAAAGAAAACTTGCAAACAAATATGGAAGTATTTACGGAAGCATTACCGTTAAATTTAAAGGTGAAGAAAAAACACTGCAGCAACTTACCCCTTATTTAAAGGACCCTGACAGAAATATAAGAGAGGAAGCCTGGAAGAAAAGATACGAAGGTTTACTTTCGAAAAAGAAAGAACTTGATGAACTTTTTGACACTTTGAAAGAAATTCGCATAAAGCAGGCCAAAAATGCTGGATTTGACAATTATAGAGATTATATTCACAAACTAAAAGGTAGATTCGAGTATACCCCAGATGACCTTTTCAAATTCCATGAAGCAGTTGAAAAAAAGGTAGTTCCTTTTTCCATTGAAAGAATGCAAAGCAGAGCCCAAAAATTAAAAATCGATTCTGTAAAACCATGGGATACATCAGTTGATCCTGATGGCAGAGTTTTGAAACCGTTTCATAGTACAGAAGAATTCATAGTTAAAGCAATTAAAACCCTGGGAAAAGTAAATCAAACTTTCGGAAAAAGGCTTGAAATGATGAAAAACTCCGGACTACTTGATTTAGAAAACAGAAAAGGGAAAGCGCCTGGAGGTTACAACTATCCTCTTCCTGAAACAGGTGCTCCATTTATATTTATGAATGCAACCGGTCAAAGCGGCGACGTGAGAACTTTATTACATGAGTCTGGACATGCAATGCATACATTTGAAACAGTCAATATTCCTATCATGTATTACAGACCAATTAGAATGGAAATCGCCGAACTTGCATCAATGACCATGGAGCTTCTTACACTTCATTACTGGAACGAATATTACAATGATAATGAAGACTTCAGAAAAGCTATGATTGAAGAATTGGAAAATGCCTTATTATTTCTTCCATGGTGCATGACAGTTGATGCATTTCAACACTGGATTTATACAAATCCAGACCACACACCCGAAGAACGTGATAACTATTTCGGCACTTTAATGGATAAATTTAACAAAGGTGTTGACTGGAGTGGACTTGATGTTGAAAAGAAAACAAGATGGATGTTTCAGCTTCACATATTCCAGGCACCATTTTATTACATAGAATATGGTATGGCGCAACTCGGAGCTCTTGCTATTTATAAAAATTATGTTAAAGCTCCAGAAGCCACTGTAGAAAATTATATCCAATTTTTAAAATCAGGTTATAAAGTCCCTATTGACAAAATTTATGAAATTGCTGGTATTAAATTAGATTTTTCAGAAGAATATATAAGTGAAATAGTAGATTTTGCAAAAGATAGGCTCTCTGAATTAGAAAAAAGCAAGTGA
- a CDS encoding MATE family efflux transporter, with protein MAKVNSNRVDIFNRTIISSLFLLGWPMVVSNLMQTFYNVVDAYFLGKLGKIEFSAPTVVWPLLFVFISFSIGFSNAGVALVAQYTGARDKENAKRAAGQSLLVSFVIGTGISILGIIISKPVITAIVGPRSSQIVPYAISYFRIIMFGLPLGFIFNTTTSIVRGWGDSKFTMKIMFLSTVINIILDPIFIFGFWIIPGFGVSGAAWATTLARGIAGIISAYHLFEGTRGFKIHFKDLYPKWWLIKKVLRIGFPGSASMSVTSLGFTIIMRFVSSFGPAVISAYGVGNRIISIITMISFGLGSAVTTMIGQFLGAKDVKNAEKTVKVAFLVNFSIVFFLSSLTFFFGGSLTKFFINDPEVIKVGNIFFKYVSFSLPFFTSMTVFTNTLIGAGRTEQSMIIDITRLWGIRVPLIGIMSAKYGFIGLFYAMIISNILALILAWLFVRFGNWKTPVISKSQL; from the coding sequence TTGGCTAAAGTAAATTCAAACAGAGTTGATATATTCAACCGGACTATTATTTCTTCGTTGTTTTTATTAGGCTGGCCAATGGTTGTATCAAATCTAATGCAAACTTTTTATAACGTAGTTGATGCATACTTTCTTGGAAAATTAGGAAAAATAGAATTTTCTGCCCCTACTGTTGTATGGCCCTTGCTATTTGTGTTTATATCTTTTTCTATAGGTTTTTCAAATGCTGGTGTAGCACTAGTAGCACAGTACACAGGAGCCAGAGATAAAGAAAATGCAAAACGAGCAGCTGGCCAGAGTCTTCTTGTAAGCTTTGTAATAGGGACAGGCATTTCTATTCTTGGAATAATTATCTCGAAACCTGTTATAACAGCCATTGTCGGGCCGAGAAGCTCTCAAATTGTCCCTTATGCTATAAGTTATTTCAGAATAATAATGTTCGGACTTCCTCTTGGATTTATATTTAATACTACAACCTCTATAGTTCGCGGATGGGGCGATTCAAAGTTCACAATGAAAATAATGTTTCTATCAACTGTTATTAATATTATACTTGATCCTATTTTCATATTTGGATTCTGGATTATACCAGGTTTTGGGGTAAGTGGAGCTGCCTGGGCTACAACTTTAGCTCGTGGTATTGCTGGAATTATTTCTGCATATCATCTTTTTGAAGGTACTCGAGGATTTAAAATACATTTTAAAGATTTATACCCAAAATGGTGGCTAATAAAAAAGGTATTAAGAATAGGATTTCCTGGCTCAGCCAGTATGAGTGTTACATCCTTAGGATTTACAATAATTATGCGATTTGTTTCAAGCTTTGGTCCCGCCGTCATTAGCGCTTATGGAGTGGGTAATAGAATAATAAGCATAATAACAATGATTTCATTTGGACTTGGGAGTGCGGTAACTACAATGATAGGTCAATTTTTAGGTGCAAAAGATGTGAAAAATGCTGAAAAAACTGTTAAGGTAGCTTTCCTGGTGAATTTTTCTATAGTCTTTTTTCTTAGTTCTCTAACATTTTTCTTTGGGGGATCGTTAACAAAATTTTTTATAAACGATCCAGAAGTTATAAAAGTTGGAAATATCTTTTTCAAATATGTCTCTTTCTCCCTTCCATTTTTCACTTCAATGACAGTTTTCACTAATACCCTCATAGGAGCTGGAAGAACCGAACAATCTATGATAATAGATATAACACGCTTATGGGGAATTCGTGTTCCATTAATCGGAATTATGTCAGCAAAGTACGGTTTTATTGGATTATTTTATGCAATGATTATTAGCAATATTCTGGCACTCATTCTTGCCTGGTTATTTGTACGTTTTGGAAACTGGAAGACTCCCGTAATTTCAAAATCACAACTCTGA
- a CDS encoding potassium channel beta subunit family protein, giving the protein MNYRKVGKWGLKISELSLGSWITFGNQLDIAGAKEIVREAFKSGINFFDTAEAYANGMAEAMLGDILKEFKRSDIVVSTKIFWGGNGPNDRGLSRKHLLEGIWASLKRLQLDYVDIVYCHRPDPEVPIEETVMAMDYIVRNGLALYWGTSEWSAEELEEAHKVCEKLNCIHPVVEQPQYNMLVRERVEKEYLPIYEKYGMGLTTWSPLASGVLTGKYNNGIPENSRLAKFPNLRKHLEEKGMLGEKVFEKLRKLQKIADQLDAKLSQLALAWCLLNPNVSSVILGVTSIEQLHENLKAIEIKEKLSQDVIDEIKEILEDE; this is encoded by the coding sequence ATGAATTACAGGAAAGTAGGTAAATGGGGTTTAAAAATCAGCGAGCTTTCACTTGGTTCATGGATTACCTTTGGTAATCAACTTGATATTGCCGGGGCAAAAGAGATAGTAAGAGAAGCTTTCAAAAGTGGAATAAACTTTTTTGATACAGCAGAAGCGTATGCTAATGGTATGGCAGAAGCAATGCTTGGTGATATATTAAAAGAATTTAAGAGAAGTGACATAGTAGTTTCTACAAAAATATTCTGGGGTGGCAACGGTCCAAATGATAGAGGATTATCAAGGAAGCATTTGTTAGAGGGTATATGGGCTTCATTGAAAAGACTTCAGCTTGATTATGTTGACATTGTTTATTGCCACAGGCCGGATCCAGAAGTTCCTATTGAAGAAACGGTTATGGCCATGGATTACATTGTTAGAAATGGATTGGCTCTGTACTGGGGAACGTCAGAATGGAGTGCAGAAGAACTTGAAGAGGCCCATAAGGTGTGTGAAAAGCTTAACTGTATTCATCCTGTAGTGGAGCAACCACAGTATAATATGCTTGTAAGAGAGCGAGTGGAAAAAGAGTACCTCCCAATATATGAAAAGTATGGGATGGGGCTTACTACATGGAGTCCTCTTGCTTCTGGTGTTTTAACAGGAAAATATAACAATGGTATACCGGAAAATTCAAGACTGGCAAAGTTTCCGAATTTGAGAAAACATTTAGAGGAAAAAGGAATGCTGGGAGAAAAGGTGTTTGAGAAACTTAGAAAGCTTCAAAAAATAGCTGATCAGCTTGATGCAAAACTTTCCCAGCTTGCTCTTGCCTGGTGTTTATTAAATCCTAATGTGAGCAGTGTAATTCTTGGAGTTACCAGTATTGAGCAATTGCATGAAAATCTTAAGGCCATTGAAATAAAAGAAAAGCTTTCTCAGGATGTTATTGATGAAATAAAAGAGATTCTGGAAGATGAATGA
- a CDS encoding aminopeptidase, which yields MDNLNFTSNIDRYVELLLKIGLNFQEGQRLFVRAPIDARVLVEKIVEMAYDLGAYDVYVKWSDEKVTRQRLKKAPEEALKEVYSWEIDAAKDMLDKKAAFLSITGGDPDILKDVPTERISIATKAINNAMKEVSRRVMSNEVSWCVIANPTEAWAKKVFPGDNKALDKLWEYILKASRVEGIDDPIKEWYQHIEKLQNVTEFLNKMQFDYLHYEGPGTDLTVGLPEEHLWISGAQTNKDGIVFVPNIPTEEVFTAPHRDLINGVVKNSKPLVYAGNVIDNFELEFKDGKVVRFKAEKGEKILKTILETDEGASYLGEVALVPVNSPIYKMNTVFYNTLFDENAASHFAFGRAYPTCLKNSERFSEEELRKRGLNISITHVDFMIGNENMRVTGYKDDAPTVIMENGLWVI from the coding sequence ATGGATAATTTAAACTTCACAAGCAACATAGATAGATATGTGGAACTGTTGTTGAAAATAGGGCTTAATTTCCAGGAAGGTCAGAGACTTTTTGTAAGGGCTCCAATTGATGCAAGAGTTTTAGTGGAAAAAATTGTTGAAATGGCTTATGATTTAGGAGCTTATGATGTGTATGTGAAATGGTCTGATGAGAAAGTTACCCGGCAGCGTTTGAAAAAAGCACCTGAAGAAGCCTTAAAAGAAGTTTACAGCTGGGAGATCGATGCGGCAAAAGATATGCTTGATAAAAAGGCTGCTTTTTTAAGTATTACAGGAGGAGATCCTGATATATTAAAGGATGTTCCAACTGAAAGGATATCTATAGCAACAAAAGCGATTAACAATGCTATGAAAGAAGTATCAAGAAGAGTGATGTCGAATGAGGTAAGCTGGTGTGTAATAGCGAATCCTACAGAAGCCTGGGCGAAGAAAGTGTTTCCGGGTGATAATAAAGCGTTGGATAAATTATGGGAATATATTTTAAAAGCTTCGAGAGTAGAAGGAATTGATGATCCTATAAAAGAATGGTATCAACATATAGAAAAGTTACAAAATGTTACTGAATTTTTAAATAAAATGCAGTTTGATTATCTTCATTATGAGGGACCAGGTACAGACTTAACTGTAGGACTTCCAGAGGAACATCTGTGGATTTCAGGTGCTCAAACAAATAAAGATGGTATAGTTTTTGTACCCAACATTCCAACAGAGGAAGTTTTTACTGCTCCCCATCGTGACTTAATTAACGGTGTTGTAAAAAACAGCAAGCCTCTTGTGTATGCTGGAAATGTAATTGATAACTTTGAACTTGAATTTAAAGATGGAAAAGTTGTAAGATTCAAAGCTGAAAAAGGGGAGAAAATTTTAAAAACGATTTTAGAGACTGATGAAGGGGCCTCATATCTTGGCGAAGTTGCACTGGTTCCTGTCAATTCTCCTATATATAAAATGAACACAGTTTTTTACAACACATTATTTGATGAAAACGCTGCATCTCACTTTGCTTTTGGAAGAGCATATCCAACGTGTTTAAAAAATTCTGAAAGATTTTCTGAAGAAGAATTAAGAAAAAGAGGTCTGAATATTAGTATTACACATGTTGATTTTATGATAGGAAACGAAAATATGAGAGTAACTGGCTATAAAGATGATGCTCCTACGGTAATAATGGAAAATGGTTTATGGGTAATTTAA
- a CDS encoding ABC transporter permease, whose translation MIGALIKEELTRSKEALFWFVLFPTLLTVILSSIFGNIEKNLNFNVGIFGNSKIIDKITENLSDSNQFNFIQLNENFEEALLSGKVDVVIKIPDNFDSQFQRSLILSKTNLFKPIRVELVYIPEKDESKITKDVISQILTTMDIEYFKVSSSWKEAKVRYVEKTSTFNYYEYLFPAVIVMSIMSVVFFGYTPGISFLKKRGVLKRFAVTPYSLNKFYLSYTIIAVIQVFSGLILLYIVEASVYKVNVFNHFQNTIFYSLFGIIVFLALGYMMAVLFKNPESTVVLGNILFQVFMFMGGFYFNVKNSSPIISFISSVIPSTYIVDALRIPYGYSVYKNHILVPSLWLLFSILIIFLKRNKINDL comes from the coding sequence ATGATAGGTGCCTTAATTAAAGAAGAACTTACAAGATCAAAAGAAGCGTTATTCTGGTTCGTTTTATTTCCGACACTTCTTACTGTAATCCTCTCTTCTATTTTCGGGAACATCGAAAAAAATTTAAATTTTAACGTAGGAATATTCGGAAATAGTAAAATAATAGACAAAATAACAGAAAACTTAAGTGACAGCAATCAATTCAACTTTATTCAACTAAATGAAAATTTCGAAGAAGCATTGTTAAGCGGTAAAGTTGATGTTGTTATAAAAATTCCAGATAATTTTGATTCTCAATTTCAACGTTCTCTTATTCTCTCAAAAACGAATCTTTTTAAACCAATAAGAGTAGAGTTAGTTTATATACCTGAAAAAGACGAATCTAAAATAACAAAAGACGTCATTTCACAAATTTTAACTACTATGGACATAGAATATTTCAAAGTTTCCAGTAGCTGGAAAGAGGCAAAAGTAAGGTATGTTGAAAAAACTTCTACATTTAACTATTATGAATATTTGTTCCCCGCAGTAATAGTTATGTCTATAATGTCTGTCGTATTTTTTGGATATACCCCGGGCATATCTTTCTTGAAAAAAAGGGGAGTGCTTAAAAGATTCGCCGTTACCCCTTACTCCTTAAACAAATTCTATCTCTCATATACCATAATTGCTGTAATTCAGGTATTCTCTGGCTTGATATTGCTGTATATAGTTGAAGCTTCAGTTTACAAAGTAAATGTATTTAACCACTTTCAAAACACAATATTTTATTCTTTATTTGGAATAATCGTATTTTTGGCTTTAGGATATATGATGGCTGTTCTATTTAAAAATCCGGAATCTACTGTCGTTCTTGGAAATATACTTTTTCAAGTTTTTATGTTCATGGGAGGGTTTTATTTCAACGTAAAAAATTCGTCTCCTATTATTTCTTTTATATCCTCTGTTATTCCATCCACTTATATAGTTGATGCACTTAGAATCCCGTATGGATACTCTGTGTACAAAAACCATATTTTAGTTCCTTCACTGTGGTTGTTATTCTCTATATTAATAATATTTCTAAAAAGGAACAAAATAAACGATCTATAA
- a CDS encoding ABC transporter ATP-binding protein, with product MILAVKNLKKYYGDLKAVNNISFEVKRGTVFSLLGPNGAGKTTTVEILEGLRKKTGGEIYYFGEKVNDITKSIKEKIGVALQKTELFKELTVLETVKLFRSFYQKGFTPKEIVDMVGLNEKAKSRVKNLSGGQLQRLVLGLAFVNDPEIIFLDEPTTGLDPQSRRHIWEIIQAFKKSGKTIFLTTHYMEEAERLADMVCIIDNGKIVASGSPDELIKSSGLKSIIEFQADNISTTHFPNCKKLGDKFFFETTNVAEDIQKLLANGIEDFIVRHPTLEDVFLKLTGKKLRD from the coding sequence ATGATATTAGCTGTTAAAAATCTTAAAAAATATTATGGAGATTTAAAAGCGGTGAATAATATTTCCTTTGAAGTAAAAAGAGGAACTGTTTTCTCTTTACTTGGTCCAAATGGCGCTGGAAAAACAACTACCGTCGAAATTTTAGAAGGGCTAAGAAAAAAAACTGGCGGAGAAATTTACTATTTTGGTGAAAAAGTTAATGACATTACTAAAAGTATAAAAGAAAAGATAGGAGTGGCTTTACAAAAGACAGAACTATTCAAAGAACTAACTGTATTGGAAACCGTAAAACTTTTCAGGAGTTTTTATCAAAAAGGATTCACTCCAAAAGAGATTGTCGATATGGTTGGGCTAAACGAAAAAGCAAAAAGCAGAGTAAAAAACCTATCTGGAGGTCAACTTCAAAGACTTGTTTTAGGTTTAGCGTTTGTAAACGACCCAGAGATAATTTTTCTTGATGAACCCACTACAGGCCTTGATCCACAATCAAGAAGACACATATGGGAAATTATCCAGGCTTTCAAAAAAAGTGGAAAAACAATATTCTTAACCACTCATTACATGGAAGAAGCTGAAAGACTCGCCGATATGGTATGCATAATCGATAATGGAAAAATCGTCGCCTCTGGTTCACCAGATGAATTAATCAAATCTTCAGGTTTGAAATCAATTATAGAATTTCAAGCTGATAACATCAGCACAACACACTTCCCAAATTGTAAGAAACTTGGCGACAAATTTTTCTTTGAAACAACTAATGTTGCAGAGGATATTCAAAAATTGCTTGCCAATGGAATAGAAGATTTCATTGTAAGGCATCCAACTCTTGAAGATGTTTTTCTAAAACTAACAGGAAAAAAATTAAGAGATTGA
- a CDS encoding ABC transporter permease, with amino-acid sequence MKSFFELMIALFKQSFRNRAAFFMNIIFPAIFLIMFGLVFKDNNVEKYKYAYYSQSNIPLNVQGEKYDDKNLLTKNISKYDIVAFIEDSSITFYINYRDFNTESWINSVKLDVERYLNNQKQIIRIVDIKKTLPTMPSQLAFIFTGTLAISILSSGMFSSITIFSDYKRHGLFKRLKVLPLSPLKFVLDFSFSQFFISFISVISIRLIALLMFSDLNIKINVIYFLIAVFSTTFGMISLGIVLTLLFGKASSLVGQFLYTVFFFFSGIYFPISFLPDFLEKLSYFMPVKYVVEMIRFSAGLGSLSSKMFLIYALFFTGIGLFFVTWAGYFVFHEE; translated from the coding sequence ATGAAAAGTTTCTTCGAATTAATGATAGCACTTTTTAAACAATCTTTTAGAAATCGTGCCGCATTTTTTATGAATATAATTTTTCCAGCCATATTTTTAATAATGTTTGGACTTGTTTTTAAAGATAACAATGTTGAAAAATATAAATACGCTTATTATTCTCAAAGCAATATACCTTTGAATGTTCAGGGAGAAAAATATGATGATAAAAACCTTTTAACGAAAAACATATCTAAATACGATATAGTAGCATTTATTGAAGACTCATCCATAACATTTTACATAAATTATAGAGATTTCAACACTGAATCCTGGATTAATTCTGTAAAGTTAGACGTAGAAAGATACTTGAATAATCAAAAACAGATTATAAGAATTGTAGATATCAAAAAGACTCTTCCCACTATGCCTTCACAACTTGCATTTATTTTTACTGGAACTCTTGCCATATCTATTCTTTCATCGGGAATGTTCAGTTCAATAACAATTTTTTCTGATTATAAAAGGCATGGATTATTCAAAAGACTTAAAGTTCTTCCGCTCTCGCCACTAAAATTTGTACTGGATTTTTCTTTTTCTCAATTTTTCATCAGTTTTATTTCTGTAATATCTATAAGGTTAATTGCTTTACTAATGTTTTCTGATTTAAACATAAAAATCAATGTCATCTATTTTCTAATAGCAGTTTTTTCTACAACATTTGGAATGATTTCACTTGGAATTGTACTTACATTACTATTTGGAAAAGCCTCAAGTCTTGTTGGACAATTTTTATACACTGTTTTTTTCTTCTTTTCTGGCATTTATTTTCCTATTTCTTTTTTGCCTGACTTTCTTGAGAAATTAAGTTATTTTATGCCTGTTAAATATGTTGTTGAAATGATAAGATTTTCTGCCGGGTTGGGAAGTTTATCATCTAAAATGTTTTTAATATATGCTCTGTTCTTTACAGGAATAGGTCTATTTTTTGTAACCTGGGCTGGTTATTTTGTATTTCACGAAGAATAG
- a CDS encoding macro domain-containing protein → MSVLFKTKISNTLIEIVKGDITIEKTDAIVNAANSHLKHGGGVAGAILRAGGKSIQHESDDYIRKNGPVPPGSIVVTNAGNLKAKYIIHAVGPIWHGGNSGEEEILKKALFNVLKKAVELELKSISIPAISSGIFGFPKDRCAEIFAEVTEVFLNEFNCSLELIRYINIDEITSSTFKKVFSNKFPPFEDVK, encoded by the coding sequence ATGAGCGTTCTTTTCAAAACAAAAATCAGTAACACTTTGATAGAAATAGTTAAAGGTGATATTACTATAGAAAAGACGGATGCTATTGTCAATGCAGCTAACTCACATTTGAAACATGGTGGAGGTGTTGCTGGAGCAATACTAAGAGCAGGCGGAAAATCAATCCAGCATGAAAGCGATGACTACATTAGAAAAAACGGACCTGTCCCACCTGGAAGTATAGTTGTTACAAACGCAGGCAATTTAAAAGCAAAATACATCATCCACGCTGTAGGACCAATATGGCACGGGGGAAACAGCGGAGAAGAGGAAATATTAAAAAAAGCTCTGTTTAATGTATTGAAAAAGGCGGTTGAATTGGAATTAAAGTCTATATCTATTCCTGCGATAAGCAGTGGAATATTCGGATTCCCAAAAGATAGATGCGCTGAAATCTTTGCAGAGGTCACCGAAGTTTTCTTAAATGAGTTTAACTGCTCCTTAGAATTAATAAGATATATCAATATAGATGAAATTACATCTTCTACTTTTAAAAAGGTATTTAGCAATAAATTTCCACCTTTTGAGGATGTGAAATAA